The Aquincola tertiaricarbonis genomic sequence ACTTTCCCGACATCGAGGTGGAAGCCGCCGCCCGCGTGATCGCCGACCTGTTGAACCGCCCGGTGCTGGTGGACCCGCGGGTCAAGGGCAAGCTCACGCTGTACACCGAGCAGCCCGTCAGCTCGGCGCAGGCCATGTCGGTGTTCGTCACCGGCCTGCGCGGGCTCAACCTGGCGATGATCGAATCCAACGGCCTGCTGAAGATCCTGCCCGAGGCCGATGCCAAGCTGCAGAGCAGCACGGTGCGGGTGGACACCGCCAGCGTGCGGGCCGGCGATCCGGTGCAGACGCAGGTGTTCAAGCTGGTCCATGAGAACGGGGCCAACCTGGTGCCGGCGCTGCGGCCGCTGATCGCGGCCAACAACACCATCAACTACATCGCCGGCACCAATGCACTGGTGATCACCGACTACGCCAGCAACCTGCAGCGGCTGGGCCAGCTCATCAGCGCGCTCGACCAGCCGGGCGCCACCGACGTGGAGGTGATCCGCCTGCAGCATGTGCTGGCCACCGAGGTGGCCCCGCTGGTGCAGCGCTTCGTCGACGACACGGGCGGCGCCAGCGCGCAGGCCGCAGGCGGCACGGCACCGGCAGGCTTGCGCACCAGCGGCAGCGGCCCCGGCATCGTGGCCGACGGCCGCATCAATGCGCTGCTGGTGCGGGCCCCTCATCCGGCGCGCCTGGCCGCCATCCGTGGGCTGGTGGCTCGGCTGGACCAGCCCGGCAGCACCGGCCTGGCCGGCAGCAACGTGCACGTGATCTACCTGCAGCACACCGAGGCCACACGCCTGGCGACGGTGCTGCGGGCGGCGTTTCCGGCCGGGGCCAGTGGGGCGAGCGGTGGCTCGTCGTCGCCTTCATCGCCGCAAGGCAGCGGCGGCGGTGTGGGCGGTGGCAGCACGCCCGGGCTGTCAGCCGCCGCCGGGTCGTCGTCCAGCGGCAACGCGGACAACAGCGGCGGCGCCAACAGCAAGGCCTCCACCGCGGCCACCACCGGGGCGGCAGCGCCCGTCACCGGCGGCCACATCCAGGCCGACCCGGCCAGCAATTCGCTCATCGTCACCGCGCCGGAGCCCTTGTTCCGGCAGTTGCGGGCGGTGGTGGACCAGCTGGACACGCGCCGCGCCCAGCTCTACGTGGAGTCGCTGGTGGTGGAGGTGGACGCCAGCAAGGCGCTGGACGTGGGCCTGCAGTGGAAGCAGATCTTCAACATCAGTGCCACCACCACCGACCTGACGCTGGGCACGGTGGCACAGGCGCTGCAGTCGATGTCGGGCACCAACATCCTGTCCACCGCCAACCTGGTGACGCTGGACAACGAGGAAGCCAAGATCGTCGTCGGCCAGAACGTGCCCTTCGTCACCGGCTCCTACACCTCCACCAGCAGCAGCACGCCATTTCAGACCATCGAGCGCAAGGACGTGGGGCTGACGCTGCGCATCCGGCCGCAGATCGGCCCCAACGGCGCCATCCGGCTGAGCATCCTGCAGGAGTCGTCGTCCGTGGCCAGCACCACCACGCCGGGCACCACCAATGCCGGCCCCACCACCAACAAGCGGGCCATCGAGTCCACCGTGATGGTCAACGACGGCAAGATCATCGTGCTGGGCGGGCTGATCGAAGACGGCTACACGACGCAGGCCGACCAATGGCCGGTGCTGGGCGAGATACCGGTGCTGGGCGCCTTCTTCCGCACGCTCAGCAGGACGCGATCGAAGACCAACCTGATGGTGTTCCTGCGCCCGGTGGTGATGCCCGACGAGGAGGGCAGCAGCCGCCTCTCGCTGGATCGCTATGACTACATGCGCAGCCGCCAGCAGGCGCTGCCAGCCGATGCGAGTCAGGTGCTGCCCGGCCGGGAGATGCCGCTGGCACCAGACTGGACGGACTGAGGCCCCCAAGCTCGCTGCGCTCGCGCCCCCCCTAGGGGGAACACCCGCCCTTGGGGCGGCCCGGCGGGCGGGTGGGCCCTGAACGTGGTGCTCAGACCTGGAAGGCGGCCACCGCCTGCACCAGCTGGCGCGACTGCTCGCGCAGGCTGTCGGCGGCGGCCGTGCCTTCTTCCACCAGCGACGAGTTGTGCTGCGTGGCCTGGTCGATCTGGCCGATGGCCAGGCCCACCTGCTGCACACCGGCGCTCTGCTGAGCGGTGGCCGCGCTGATCTCGGTGACCACCGAGTTCACGCCGCGGATCGCCTGCACGATCTCCTGCATGCGCTGGCCGGCATCGTCCACCAGCCGGCCACCGCGGTCCACCTGTTCCACGCTGCCGCTGATCAAGGCCTTGATCTCGCGCGCCGCTTCGGCGCTGCGCTGGGCCAGCGTGCGCACCTCGCTGGCCACCACGGCGAAGCCGCGGCCCTGCTCGCCGGCACGGGCGGCTTCCACCGCGGCATTCAGGGCCAGCAGGTTGGTCTGGAAGGCAATGCCGTCGATCACGCCGGTGATGTCGGCGATCTTGGACGAGCTGCGCTCGATGTCGCGCATCGTGTGCACCACCTGGCCCACCACCTCGCCGCCGCGCTGGGCCAGCGTGCTGGCTTCCTCGGCCAGCTTGCTGGCCTGGGCGGCGTTCTGGGCGTTGTGGCTCACGGTGGCGGTCAGTTCGTCCATCGTGGCGGCGGTCTGCTGGCAGGCGCTGGCCTGTTCTTCGGTGCGCTGGCTCAGGTGCAGGTTGCCCTGTGCGATCTGGGTGCTGGCGGTGGCCACGCTTTCGGAGTTGCCACGCACGGCGGTGACGATGGCCGACAGCGATTGCTGCAGCCGCTGCACTGCGGCCAGCGTGCTCTTGCTGTCCCGCGGGTGCACCACCACCGGCGTGACCAGGTCGCCGGCGGCCAGGCGGTTGACCGCCTCGTTCAGGCAGGCCGGCTCGGCACCCAGGGTGCGCAGCACGCGGCGGGTGATGGTCAGCGTCAGCCATACACCGGCACCCACGGCGAGCAGCACGCCGGCGATGGCCCCATTGCGGTCCCAACTGTGGCGGCGTTCGGCCTCCGCCTCCCGCAGCGCGGCATGGCGTGCCGTCGTGGCCACCATGTTGTTCACCTCGGCCAGCAGGGCCGCCAGCAGCGGGCGGCATTCGGCGGCGATGCGGCGTTCGGCGTCGGCCACCTGGCCGCTGGTGGCCAGCGCCACGATCTGCAGCGCCACCGGGCTGTACCTGGCTTCCGCCGCCTGCACTTTCTCGAACTGGCTGCGCTCATCCGCCGAGGCGCGTGAGGTGTCTGCCAGCTTGGCGGCCAGTCCCTCCATCGCCTTGATCATGGCCTTCTGGGCCTTGTCCACCGCGGCCTTCTCGGCCTCGATGTCCTGCGGCGCGGTGACGATCACCAGGTTGCGCGCGGCCACCGCGCGGGCGTTGGCCGCGGCCACGATGTCATTGAGCAGGTGGGTGCGTTCGGCCGGGCCGTCGACGTAGCGCAGGTAGTCGCTGCGTCCGTCTTGCATGCCCTTCATACCCACTGCGGCCACGGCGATCACCACCGCCACCATCAGTGAGAACCCCAACAACAACATCGAACGCACGGATTTCATCATGTCTTTCGCCTGCCAAACCACCGACAAAAACGGGCTGTGCTGGGCTATCGGCAGTCCCGCGCCGGACCTGAGCGGCGATTTGATGAAAACGGCGGCGTGGCGTGTCGTTTATGGCCGAAGTGGTGGCTCACGCCAAGCGGCGTGGCAAGAGGACATCGTTGCGCTGGGTGACGGGTTCCCTGGCTGCAAGGCCTTCCGCCCATTGCTGCGGTCGGTTCTGCGCTCCGATGACGTGATTACAGCGGCGGTGTGTGACAGGGCGATGTCGAGGCATGTGCCGGGTGGCCGGCCGCCACTGCGGCCGCGGTCGGCTGCTGCTGCGGTTGCTGCACCTGCCCGGCCACCTGGCGCAGCCGCGCCTCGAAGCCCTGCACCACGCTGTCCCAGCCCAGCGGTGTGGCGGTGCGGCGCGCCTGCGCGGCCAGCCGATGGCGCAGCGCCGCATCGCCCGCCGCCTGCATGGCCAGGCCGACGAAGCGCGGGCTGTCGTCCAGCGGCGCCAGCAGTCCATCGTGGCCGTGCCTCAGCAACTGACCAGCGGCCGCATGCTGGAAGGCGACGATGGGCAGCCCGCTGGCCAGCGCCTCCAGCGTGGCATTGCCGAAGGTCTCGGTCTGGCTGGGAAAGAGGAAGAGGTCGAACGAGGCATAGTGCGCCGCCAGCGCGGCGCCGCGTTGCACGCCGGTCATCACCGCCGTGGGGCAGGCGGCCTGGAGCGCGGCCTGCTGCGGCCCGTCGCCCACCAGCACCAGCCGGGCGCGGGGCTGCAGGCGGCGTATCTGCTCATACGCCTGCAGCGCCACGCCCAGGTTCTTCTCGGCAGCCAGGCGGCCGACGCAGCCCAGCACCAGGTCATCGGGGCCGGCACCCCAGGTGGCGCGCAGCGCATCGCTGCGATGGGCCGGGGCAAAGCGCTGTGTGTCCACGCCGCGGGGCACCACGTGCAGCCGCTCGAAGCCCTGCAGCTCCAGCTGCTGGCGCAAGGCCTCGGTGGGCACCAGGGTGCAGCCGCAGGCATTGTGAAAACCGCGCAGGTAGGCCGTGATGGGGTGCTGCAGCCAGCCGATGCCGTAGTGCGCGCTGTAGGCGCTGAAGTTGGTGCGGAAGTCAGCGCTGACGGGCAGCCCCAGCCGCCGCGCCGCGCGCAGCGCCGACCAGCCCAGCGGGCCTTCGGTGGCCACGTGCACCACGTCGGGCCGTTGGTGCTGCCACAGGCGCAGCAACCGGCCCACGGCCGGCAGGCCCATGCGCAGCTGCGGATAGCGGGGAATGGCCAGGCCGGGCAGCAGGTGCTGGCGCAGCGCGCCAGGTGGCTGCGGGGCCCGTGGTCCTGCGGTCGGTGCATCGGCCGCCTGGCGCGGCCGGATCAAGGCGACATCGTGCCCGCGGCCTCGCAGCCCCTCCACGAACTGCTGCGTGGTGGTGGCCACGCCGTTGACTTCCGGCGGATAGGTCTCGGTGACGAAGGCCACGCGCAGTGCATTCATGCGGCCATGCTGGCGGCGCTGCGCAACAGCTTGATGACACCGGCCGGTCACGCGGCTTTCATCGGCGGTGGGCAGCATGGGCGCGCCTTCAGGCCCTTCATGGAGACCGCCCGCATGAAACGCTTCCTCGACACGCTGCGCGAACAGCGCTGGGACGACCATCGCTTCTACCACCAGAGCCGCATCAACCAGAGCCTTCACTTCATCAGCGCCATCAGCTTCCTGGTGGCTTATGTGCTGCTGTTCATCGACCCCGCGATGGCCGCGCTGATCGGCTGGCTGTTCTCGATGACCACGCGCCAGATCGGCCACTTCTTCTTCGAACCGCGCGGCTTCGACGACGTGAACAACGTGACCGACGAATACAAGGAAGCAGTGAAGGTGGGCTACAACATCCACCGCAAGGTGGTGCTCATCGCGGTGTGCGTGGGCCTGCCGCTGCTGCTGTGGCTGCAGCCTTCGCTGTTCGGCCTCATCACCCCGGCCACCAGCTGGCAGGGCACGCTGCACGACATCGGCATCGCCTGGCTGGCGCTGGGCGTGGCGGGCCTGCTGTTCCGCGTGGCGCAGCTGTGGCTGCGCGACGGCGCGGTGCCCGCGCTGGCCTGGATGACCAAGATCCTGACCGACCCGGTGCACGACATCATCCTGTACCACAAGGCGCCGCTGGCCCTGCTGCGTGGCGAGCTGATCGACCCGATGACGCATGTGCGGCATCAGGTCCGGGGCCAGGTTCAGCCGAATCGCTGACGGACCAGTTCTTTCAGGAACCCGCGGCGGATGCCGCGGTTGCTGGCCGAGGCGTCATGCCACCACCAGCCGTCGGCCTGCATCTCGCGGGCCGCGGCCACGAAGCGGGCCGCCACCGCATCCACGTCGGCCTGGCCGTGATTGAGGCTGAACACGATGCGGCCGCTGCCCACCCACGACAGCGCCAGCCCATGCGCCCGGAGATAAAACTGCAGCATCCAGTTGTAGCGCGAAGGCACGGTGTACAGCACCGTCCAGATGCTTTGCAGCCCCGCCACACGCACCGGCACGCCGGCCGCCGCCAGCGCCGCATTGAAGCGGTCCTGGTGGCCCGTCCAGCGCTCGTCCAGTCCGTCGTAGATCGCCTGCACTTCAGGCGTGTCGAGCCGACGCAGGAAGGCGTTCATCGCGGCCATCACCGTGGGGTGGGCGTTGAAGGTGCCGCGGGCGAAGCAGATGTCGGCCGGCCGATCGTCGCGGAAGCGCTTCATCAGCGCGGCCTTGCCGCACACCACGCCGACCGGCAGGCCGCCGCCCAACGTCTTGCCGTAGGTCACCAGGTCGGCCTGCAGGTTGAAGTAACCCTGCGCGCCGCGCTCGCCGAGTCGAAAGCCGACGAAGACTTCGTCCAGGATCAGCACGATGCCGCGTTCGGTGCACACCTGGCGCAGCTGCTGCAGCCAGGCGGTGTAGGCGGCGCGGTCCACGCCGGCGCGGCGGCTGCTGTCCACCAGCGACGAATCGCCCGGCGCCGCGGCGTTGGGGTGCAGCGCCTGCAGCGGATTGACCAGCACGCAGGCGATGTCGCGCCGGGTGCGCAGCACGTGCAACGTGCGCTCGTCCATGTCCTTCAAGGTGTAGGTGTCGCGCTGCGGCATCGGGTTGCCGGGGCCGGGCTGCACGTCGTCCCACCAGCCGTGGTAGGCGCCGGCAAAGCGCACCAGGTGGCGGCGGCCGGTGTGGTAGCGGGCCAGCCGCACCGCTTGCATCACCGCCTCGGTGCCCGACATGTGGAACGACACTTCGTCCAGGCCCGAGATCTTGCGCAGCCGCGCGATGTTGTCGGCCACGCAGGGCAGGTAGCTGCCCAGCACCGGGCCCACGGCCAGCGTGGCGGCATGGGCTTCTGCCATGCAGGCCTTGTAGAAGTCGACGCCGAACACGTTGACACCGTAGCTGCCCGTCAGGTCGTGCAGCTGGTTGCCGTCCAGGTCCTGCAGCATCACGCCGCTGGCCTGGGTGACGAAGCTGCCCGCGCGCAGGTGCTGCCGCACCATGGCGCTGAACGGGAAGGGCACGCGGTAGCGGCCGGTGAACTGCAGGTCCGACAGGCCCTCGGCCGCCTGCGCGGTCAGCGCCGCGCCCTGGGCAAAGCGCTGCGCATACAGCGCGGCCAGCCGCTCGAAACCCTGGCGCCGCCGTTCGGCCACCGCGTCGGGCACGCCGTCGGCATTGAAGAAGCGGTCAGGCCCGTAGGCAAAGCCCGGTATCCAGCCGGCCACGCGCTTGGCCATGCGCGCATGCCCGGTGAGCGAGCGGTGCTTGGCCCGCGACAACTGCAGCCGGCGCCGCGTGCGCGGCAGTCCCCAACCCAGCGTGCCGAGCGCTGCCACGGCCAGGGCCGTCAGCGCGAAGGTGTCGTCCATGTCATGTCCTTGTTTGCCATACCCGGGGTCTAACCCAGATGCTTGACACCACCATGAAAACCGGCGCCTGGCGCCGCCTGTTGCAGCAGGAAGACCTCAACTTCCTGCTCACCAACCGCATTCCGCGCATCGCGCTCACACGGGCGATGGGCCGCTTCAGCAAGATCCGCAGCCCGTGGCTGGCGCGGCTGTCCATCGCGGTGTGGCGGCTGTTCACCGACCTGGACCTGAGCGATGCGAAGCAGCAGCGCTTTGCCAGCCTGCATGACTGCTTCACGCGTGAGCTGGTGGCCGGCGCGCGGCCGGTGTGCATGGCGCCTGAGGTGCTGTGCAGCCCCAGCGATGGCATCGTGGGCGAGTGCGGCACGGTGCAGGCCGGCCGCGTGTACCAGGCCAAGGGCTTTCCGTACCGCATGGCCGAGCTGTTCGGCCCCACGCAGGACAGCAGCGTGTTCGAAGGCGGCACCTACCTCACGCTGCGGCTCACCTCGGCCATGTACCACCGCTTCCATGCGCCGTATGACGCGACGCTGGAGCATGTCACCTACCTCAGCGGCGACACCTGGAACGTCAACCCGGTGGCGCTGAAGCGGGTGGAGCGCCTGTTCTGCCGCAACGAGCGCGCCGTGCTGCGGCTGCGGCTGGCGAAAGACGGCCAGCCGCTGGCCATCGTGGCGGTGGCGGCGGTGCTGGTGGCCAGCATCCGGCTGCATGCGCTGGACGTGCTGCTGCACCTGCGCTGGCCCGGCCCGCATGAGCTGCCTTGCAATGCCGCGGTGCAAAAGGGGCAGGAGCTGGGCTGGTTCGAGCATGGGTCCACGCTCATCGTCTTCGTGCCGCCGGGCTTTGCGCTGGCCGAGGGCGTGCACACCGGCCGCCGTCTGCGCATGGGCGAGCCGCTGCTGCGCCGGGTGGGCGCCACGGCGCCGTCAACGGCCGGTCATGCGGCGGGTGCAGCATCGGGCCCCGCATGAAGACCATCGACCTCGTGTACTTCG encodes the following:
- a CDS encoding secretin N-terminal domain-containing protein, which encodes MLAACALALATAQAAAAAPSTMAPTARGAGTTTLNFPDIEVEAAARVIADLLNRPVLVDPRVKGKLTLYTEQPVSSAQAMSVFVTGLRGLNLAMIESNGLLKILPEADAKLQSSTVRVDTASVRAGDPVQTQVFKLVHENGANLVPALRPLIAANNTINYIAGTNALVITDYASNLQRLGQLISALDQPGATDVEVIRLQHVLATEVAPLVQRFVDDTGGASAQAAGGTAPAGLRTSGSGPGIVADGRINALLVRAPHPARLAAIRGLVARLDQPGSTGLAGSNVHVIYLQHTEATRLATVLRAAFPAGASGASGGSSSPSSPQGSGGGVGGGSTPGLSAAAGSSSSGNADNSGGANSKASTAATTGAAAPVTGGHIQADPASNSLIVTAPEPLFRQLRAVVDQLDTRRAQLYVESLVVEVDASKALDVGLQWKQIFNISATTTDLTLGTVAQALQSMSGTNILSTANLVTLDNEEAKIVVGQNVPFVTGSYTSTSSSTPFQTIERKDVGLTLRIRPQIGPNGAIRLSILQESSSVASTTTPGTTNAGPTTNKRAIESTVMVNDGKIIVLGGLIEDGYTTQADQWPVLGEIPVLGAFFRTLSRTRSKTNLMVFLRPVVMPDEEGSSRLSLDRYDYMRSRQQALPADASQVLPGREMPLAPDWTD
- a CDS encoding methyl-accepting chemotaxis protein, producing the protein MMKSVRSMLLLGFSLMVAVVIAVAAVGMKGMQDGRSDYLRYVDGPAERTHLLNDIVAAANARAVAARNLVIVTAPQDIEAEKAAVDKAQKAMIKAMEGLAAKLADTSRASADERSQFEKVQAAEARYSPVALQIVALATSGQVADAERRIAAECRPLLAALLAEVNNMVATTARHAALREAEAERRHSWDRNGAIAGVLLAVGAGVWLTLTITRRVLRTLGAEPACLNEAVNRLAAGDLVTPVVVHPRDSKSTLAAVQRLQQSLSAIVTAVRGNSESVATASTQIAQGNLHLSQRTEEQASACQQTAATMDELTATVSHNAQNAAQASKLAEEASTLAQRGGEVVGQVVHTMRDIERSSSKIADITGVIDGIAFQTNLLALNAAVEAARAGEQGRGFAVVASEVRTLAQRSAEAAREIKALISGSVEQVDRGGRLVDDAGQRMQEIVQAIRGVNSVVTEISAATAQQSAGVQQVGLAIGQIDQATQHNSSLVEEGTAAADSLREQSRQLVQAVAAFQV
- a CDS encoding glycosyltransferase family 4 protein, with protein sequence MNALRVAFVTETYPPEVNGVATTTQQFVEGLRGRGHDVALIRPRQAADAPTAGPRAPQPPGALRQHLLPGLAIPRYPQLRMGLPAVGRLLRLWQHQRPDVVHVATEGPLGWSALRAARRLGLPVSADFRTNFSAYSAHYGIGWLQHPITAYLRGFHNACGCTLVPTEALRQQLELQGFERLHVVPRGVDTQRFAPAHRSDALRATWGAGPDDLVLGCVGRLAAEKNLGVALQAYEQIRRLQPRARLVLVGDGPQQAALQAACPTAVMTGVQRGAALAAHYASFDLFLFPSQTETFGNATLEALASGLPIVAFQHAAAGQLLRHGHDGLLAPLDDSPRFVGLAMQAAGDAALRHRLAAQARRTATPLGWDSVVQGFEARLRQVAGQVQQPQQQPTAAAVAAGHPAHASTSPCHTPPL
- a CDS encoding Mpo1-like protein, coding for MKRFLDTLREQRWDDHRFYHQSRINQSLHFISAISFLVAYVLLFIDPAMAALIGWLFSMTTRQIGHFFFEPRGFDDVNNVTDEYKEAVKVGYNIHRKVVLIAVCVGLPLLLWLQPSLFGLITPATSWQGTLHDIGIAWLALGVAGLLFRVAQLWLRDGAVPALAWMTKILTDPVHDIILYHKAPLALLRGELIDPMTHVRHQVRGQVQPNR
- a CDS encoding aminotransferase class III-fold pyridoxal phosphate-dependent enzyme, which codes for MDDTFALTALAVAALGTLGWGLPRTRRRLQLSRAKHRSLTGHARMAKRVAGWIPGFAYGPDRFFNADGVPDAVAERRRQGFERLAALYAQRFAQGAALTAQAAEGLSDLQFTGRYRVPFPFSAMVRQHLRAGSFVTQASGVMLQDLDGNQLHDLTGSYGVNVFGVDFYKACMAEAHAATLAVGPVLGSYLPCVADNIARLRKISGLDEVSFHMSGTEAVMQAVRLARYHTGRRHLVRFAGAYHGWWDDVQPGPGNPMPQRDTYTLKDMDERTLHVLRTRRDIACVLVNPLQALHPNAAAPGDSSLVDSSRRAGVDRAAYTAWLQQLRQVCTERGIVLILDEVFVGFRLGERGAQGYFNLQADLVTYGKTLGGGLPVGVVCGKAALMKRFRDDRPADICFARGTFNAHPTVMAAMNAFLRRLDTPEVQAIYDGLDERWTGHQDRFNAALAAAGVPVRVAGLQSIWTVLYTVPSRYNWMLQFYLRAHGLALSWVGSGRIVFSLNHGQADVDAVAARFVAAAREMQADGWWWHDASASNRGIRRGFLKELVRQRFG
- the asd gene encoding archaetidylserine decarboxylase (Phosphatidylserine decarboxylase is synthesized as a single chain precursor. Generation of the pyruvoyl active site from a Ser is coupled to cleavage of a Gly-Ser bond between the larger (beta) and smaller (alpha chains). It is an integral membrane protein.), producing the protein MLDTTMKTGAWRRLLQQEDLNFLLTNRIPRIALTRAMGRFSKIRSPWLARLSIAVWRLFTDLDLSDAKQQRFASLHDCFTRELVAGARPVCMAPEVLCSPSDGIVGECGTVQAGRVYQAKGFPYRMAELFGPTQDSSVFEGGTYLTLRLTSAMYHRFHAPYDATLEHVTYLSGDTWNVNPVALKRVERLFCRNERAVLRLRLAKDGQPLAIVAVAAVLVASIRLHALDVLLHLRWPGPHELPCNAAVQKGQELGWFEHGSTLIVFVPPGFALAEGVHTGRRLRMGEPLLRRVGATAPSTAGHAAGAASGPA